In Mercurialis annua linkage group LG6, ddMerAnnu1.2, whole genome shotgun sequence, the following are encoded in one genomic region:
- the LOC126688017 gene encoding uncharacterized protein LOC126688017, with protein sequence MAGYGLKNKVSITSLSIKSKSSLLSCVFICSQFHFRCSQFHFHCSLRHLSSLSQFHFHFLGFTDNLNIFSTCKLEDMNMNEAYEKVAVELAAQGVIGKRVDEMEAGFMMALDYMIQVVEKD encoded by the exons TTAGTATAACCTCTCTGTCGATTAAAAGTAAGTCATCTCTCCTTAGTTGTGTTTTCATTTGCTCTCAATTTCATTTTCGTTGCtctcaatttcattttcattgcTCTCTTCGCCATCTCTCTTCACTGtctcaatttcattttcattttttagggTTTACTGATAATTTGAATATCTTTTCAACATGCAAA TTGGAGGACATGAACATGAATGAAGCATATGAGAAGGTGGCAGTAGAATTGGCTGCACAAGGAGTCATTGGAAAAAGAGTGGATGAGATGGAAGCAGGGTTTATGATGGCCCTGGATTACATGATTCAAGTTGTTGAAAAGGACTGA